In the genome of Microbacterium saperdae, one region contains:
- a CDS encoding winged helix-turn-helix transcriptional regulator: MAARSYGQYCGVTTAVELIGERWALLIVRDLLVGPRRYTDLRLGLPRIPTNILSTRLKELQEGGVVRRVPLHNCGLVYELTPYGRSFEPIMLAIGRWGFQAMGDPREGDVVTPDSLTMALRTAFRAESATDAEYELHVGDVALRASVHGGALRVAQLAPPAPPVGGTAPAGDPDAVIVAGPGIRLLIGGELTPAEALAQDVVAVVRGEEAWLDSFATTFHIPALVAAR; the protein is encoded by the coding sequence ATGGCAGCGCGCAGCTACGGCCAGTACTGCGGTGTGACGACGGCCGTCGAGTTGATCGGAGAGCGGTGGGCGCTGCTCATCGTGCGCGATCTGCTCGTCGGCCCTCGCCGCTACACCGACCTCCGGCTGGGCCTGCCGCGCATTCCGACCAACATCCTCTCCACCCGGCTCAAGGAGCTGCAGGAGGGCGGGGTCGTGCGGCGGGTTCCTCTGCACAACTGCGGACTCGTCTACGAGCTCACCCCGTACGGCCGCTCGTTCGAGCCGATCATGCTCGCGATCGGACGCTGGGGATTCCAGGCGATGGGTGACCCGAGAGAAGGCGACGTCGTCACCCCCGACTCGTTGACGATGGCACTGCGCACCGCCTTCCGGGCGGAGTCGGCGACCGATGCCGAGTACGAGCTTCATGTGGGCGATGTCGCCCTGCGCGCCTCGGTGCACGGCGGCGCTCTCCGCGTCGCACAGCTCGCGCCGCCCGCCCCGCCCGTGGGCGGTACCGCCCCCGCGGGTGATCCGGATGCCGTGATCGTCGCGGGTCCCGGCATCCGACTGCTGATCGGCGGCGAGCTCACTCCCGCCGAGGCGCTCGCACAAGACGTCGTCGCGGTGGTCCGCGGCGAGGAGGCGTGGCTGGATTCGTTCGCCACGACCTTCCACATCCCGGCGCTGGTGGCAGCGCGCTGA
- a CDS encoding YdeI/OmpD-associated family protein: MGALDDGERLTAADAAAWRAWLEEHHGRAAGVWLLHVRGGAVDGLVYEDAVRQALCFGWIDGPVRTFDGMNAQWFSPRRATSGWAATNKARIADLEEAGLLAPAGIRALDVAKANGAWEMLDGPEAGIEPDELAAALDAAPEARAHWDAFPKSVKKFGLTHIAMAKRPETRSARIAKIVSDAAEGKRP, from the coding sequence ATGGGTGCACTCGACGACGGCGAGCGGCTGACGGCGGCGGATGCCGCGGCGTGGCGCGCCTGGCTCGAGGAGCACCACGGGCGCGCCGCCGGCGTCTGGCTGCTGCACGTGCGCGGGGGCGCCGTCGACGGGCTCGTCTACGAGGATGCTGTGCGACAGGCGCTCTGCTTCGGGTGGATCGACGGCCCCGTGCGCACCTTCGACGGCATGAACGCGCAGTGGTTCTCGCCGCGGCGCGCGACCAGCGGCTGGGCGGCGACTAACAAGGCCCGGATCGCCGACCTCGAAGAAGCGGGCCTGCTGGCACCGGCCGGCATCCGCGCGCTCGACGTCGCCAAGGCGAACGGGGCGTGGGAGATGCTCGACGGACCTGAGGCGGGGATCGAGCCCGACGAGTTGGCCGCCGCGCTCGACGCCGCCCCCGAGGCACGGGCGCATTGGGACGCGTTCCCGAAGTCGGTCAAGAAGTTCGGCCTCACCCACATCGCGATGGCGAAGCGTCCCGAGACGCGCAGCGCCCGCATCGCCAAGATCGTCTCGGATGCCGCAGAGGGGAAGCGTCCATGA
- a CDS encoding sensor histidine kinase has translation MPFTRTPTARERRNDLLLAAVLFAGADISAGLSSIAQIYGDQQAPLWTALVYSVVVTAPLAFRRRWPGIVAVVTSTAYFVAVTVKVPELYVGNIAMFIGLYSVGAWMNDRRRAMIVRIAIIIGMFAWLLITMYYEAIKQADEADVVAGAFSPYIAFMMIQIMLNALYFGGAYYFGERAWASAAERTVLEQRTIELEREREVTAAQAVALDRVRIARELHDVVAHHVSVMGVQAGAARLVIERDPSESKRILTGIESSARDAISELRQLLETLRTPGGDTAEPASTLTLADIADLTASSTDAGLPTAYTVIGEPMRVPSVVAVNLYRIAQESLTNARRHAGVGATADVRVRYDDDGVEVEIVNTGRTVGQLRPGLGQLGMRERAIASGGTIEVSPRPHGGLRVRARVPLSPTAAVKDPA, from the coding sequence ATGCCGTTCACCCGCACGCCGACCGCCCGCGAACGCCGCAACGATCTGCTGCTCGCCGCCGTGCTGTTCGCCGGAGCCGACATCAGCGCCGGACTGTCGTCGATCGCCCAGATCTACGGCGATCAGCAGGCGCCGTTGTGGACCGCTCTGGTCTACTCCGTCGTCGTGACCGCTCCCCTCGCATTCCGTCGCCGCTGGCCCGGCATCGTCGCCGTGGTGACCTCGACGGCCTACTTCGTCGCGGTGACCGTGAAGGTGCCGGAGCTCTACGTCGGCAACATCGCGATGTTCATCGGCCTGTACTCGGTGGGTGCCTGGATGAACGACCGCCGCCGCGCCATGATCGTGCGCATCGCGATCATCATCGGCATGTTCGCCTGGCTGCTGATCACCATGTACTACGAGGCCATCAAGCAGGCGGATGAGGCGGATGTCGTCGCCGGGGCGTTCTCCCCCTACATCGCCTTCATGATGATCCAGATCATGTTGAACGCGCTCTACTTCGGCGGGGCGTACTACTTCGGCGAGCGCGCATGGGCATCGGCCGCCGAACGCACCGTGCTGGAGCAGCGCACGATCGAGCTGGAGCGCGAGCGCGAGGTGACCGCCGCGCAGGCGGTCGCGCTGGACCGCGTACGCATCGCCCGGGAGCTGCATGACGTCGTCGCCCACCACGTGTCGGTCATGGGCGTGCAGGCCGGAGCGGCGCGGCTGGTGATCGAGCGGGACCCGTCCGAGTCGAAGCGGATCCTCACGGGGATCGAGTCCTCCGCGCGCGATGCGATCAGCGAACTGCGCCAGCTGTTGGAGACGCTGCGCACGCCCGGGGGCGACACGGCAGAACCGGCATCGACCCTCACCCTCGCCGACATCGCCGATCTCACCGCCTCCTCCACGGATGCGGGACTGCCCACCGCGTACACCGTGATCGGCGAGCCGATGCGCGTGCCGTCGGTCGTGGCCGTGAACCTCTACCGCATCGCGCAGGAGTCGCTCACGAACGCGCGTCGTCACGCCGGCGTCGGAGCGACCGCTGATGTGCGGGTGCGGTACGACGACGACGGCGTCGAGGTCGAGATCGTCAACACCGGTCGCACGGTCGGTCAACTCCGTCCGGGGCTCGGGCAGCTCGGCATGCGCGAACGGGCGATCGCCTCGGGCGGCACGATCGAGGTCTCACCGCGACCGCACGGCGGGTTGCGGGTGCGGGCACGCGTGCCGCTCTCCCCCACCGCCGCAGTGAAGGATCCCGCATGA
- a CDS encoding ROK family protein gives MTRYALAVDVGGTKMEAALVSEDGALVDGSRSRQATGREATIDSLTAAVRAIVAHALAAAPVGADIVGAGVGSAGPIDRAAGAIMPVNMPLARGFGLADAVRTAASDILGREVPTTLGHDGGALALAESWLGATQEAGASLSIVVSTGVGGGFVANGAYIPGATGNAGHLGQVRREGGLTLEEIASGPASAAWAQQQGWTGATGEDLAKDAAAGDEIARAAIERSAKAVGEALADAATLVDLDMVAIGGGFSRVSADYIDLVQQALTASAAHEYSRRARVVRSGLGDEGPLIGAAALVIR, from the coding sequence GTGACGCGCTACGCACTCGCCGTCGACGTGGGCGGCACGAAGATGGAGGCCGCCCTCGTGAGTGAGGACGGCGCGCTCGTGGACGGCAGCCGCAGCAGGCAGGCCACCGGGCGCGAGGCCACGATCGACTCGCTCACCGCGGCGGTGCGCGCGATCGTCGCGCATGCGCTCGCCGCGGCTCCCGTGGGAGCGGACATCGTCGGTGCGGGTGTCGGCAGTGCCGGCCCGATCGACCGCGCGGCCGGTGCCATCATGCCGGTCAACATGCCCCTCGCTCGTGGCTTCGGCCTCGCGGACGCGGTGCGCACGGCGGCATCCGACATCCTGGGCCGCGAGGTGCCCACGACTCTCGGCCATGACGGCGGCGCGCTCGCGCTCGCGGAGTCCTGGCTCGGCGCGACGCAGGAGGCGGGCGCCTCGCTGTCGATCGTGGTGTCGACCGGCGTCGGCGGCGGTTTCGTGGCGAACGGCGCCTACATCCCCGGGGCCACCGGCAACGCCGGACACCTCGGACAGGTGCGCCGTGAGGGCGGGCTGACGCTCGAGGAGATCGCCTCGGGTCCGGCCAGCGCCGCCTGGGCCCAGCAGCAGGGCTGGACCGGTGCGACCGGTGAGGATCTGGCGAAGGATGCCGCGGCCGGTGACGAGATCGCCCGTGCGGCCATCGAACGCTCGGCGAAGGCCGTCGGAGAAGCGCTGGCGGATGCCGCGACCCTCGTGGACCTCGACATGGTCGCGATCGGCGGCGGTTTCTCGCGCGTCTCCGCGGACTACATCGACCTGGTGCAGCAGGCGCTCACCGCGAGTGCGGCCCACGAGTATTCGCGGCGTGCCCGCGTCGTGCGCTCGGGCCTCGGCGACGAAGGGCCGCTGATCGGCGCCGCCGCGCTCGTCATCCGCTGA
- a CDS encoding response regulator, giving the protein MTTTPIRVLLVDDHAMLRAGFRTILETQPDITVVGEAATGADAVAQASALQPDVITMDVQMPDMDGIEATRRIVADPAVAAAIAIVTTFDRDDYLHRALEAGASGFLLKNADAEDLIAAVRALAAGDGMLAPEVTRRVLARFAATPATGPVVAAPAAPAPATAPATVLAEPLTEREAEVLALLADARSNAEIAGALYIGEATVKTHVSRILQKLGARDRVQAVVLAHRLGLA; this is encoded by the coding sequence ATGACCACCACTCCCATCCGCGTGCTGCTCGTCGACGACCACGCGATGCTCCGCGCCGGGTTCCGCACGATCCTCGAGACGCAGCCCGACATCACGGTGGTCGGTGAAGCGGCGACCGGCGCGGATGCCGTGGCGCAGGCATCCGCTCTACAGCCGGACGTCATCACGATGGACGTGCAGATGCCCGACATGGACGGCATCGAGGCGACCAGGCGCATCGTGGCCGACCCCGCGGTGGCCGCCGCGATCGCGATCGTCACGACCTTCGACCGCGACGACTATCTGCACCGAGCGCTCGAGGCCGGCGCCAGCGGCTTCCTGCTCAAGAACGCCGACGCCGAGGATCTGATCGCCGCCGTGCGCGCCCTCGCCGCCGGCGACGGGATGCTGGCGCCCGAGGTCACCCGCCGCGTGCTCGCCCGGTTCGCCGCGACCCCAGCCACCGGCCCGGTCGTCGCGGCCCCCGCCGCTCCCGCTCCCGCCACCGCTCCCGCCACCGTGCTCGCCGAGCCCCTGACCGAGCGCGAGGCCGAGGTGCTGGCGCTGCTCGCCGACGCCCGCAGCAACGCCGAGATCGCCGGAGCGCTGTACATCGGCGAGGCCACGGTGAAGACGCACGTGTCGCGCATCCTGCAGAAGCTCGGTGCGCGCGATCGCGTGCAGGCCGTCGTGCTGGCGCATCGCCTCGGTCTCGCGTGA
- a CDS encoding HAD-IIA family hydrolase: MAHRDDIECWLTDMDGVLVHENDAIPGASEMLAGWERNDIPYLVLTNNSIFTARDLSARLRSSGLVVPEERIWTSALATADFLAQQLPGGSAFVIGEAGILTALHEAGFIMTETKPDFVVVGETRNYSFEAITKAIRHINAGSRFIVTNPDATGPSAEGPMPATGAIAALITKATGKEPYVVGKPNPMMFRSALNKIGAHSKKTGMIGDRMDTDIVAGIEAGLHTILVLTGISDQAEIEKYPFRPDEIVDSVADLLPTVTGTIPTLDED; the protein is encoded by the coding sequence ATGGCACACCGCGACGACATCGAATGCTGGCTCACCGACATGGACGGCGTGCTCGTCCATGAGAACGACGCCATCCCGGGCGCGTCCGAGATGCTCGCCGGGTGGGAGCGCAACGACATCCCCTATCTGGTGCTGACCAACAACTCGATCTTCACCGCGCGCGACCTCTCGGCCCGTCTGCGCTCGAGCGGACTCGTCGTTCCGGAGGAGCGCATCTGGACCTCCGCTCTCGCCACCGCCGACTTCCTCGCGCAGCAGCTGCCCGGCGGCTCCGCCTTCGTGATCGGCGAGGCCGGCATCCTCACCGCGCTGCACGAGGCCGGGTTCATCATGACCGAGACCAAGCCGGACTTCGTGGTCGTCGGCGAGACCCGCAACTACTCGTTCGAGGCGATCACCAAGGCCATCCGCCACATCAACGCCGGCTCGCGCTTCATCGTCACGAACCCCGACGCCACCGGGCCCAGCGCCGAAGGCCCGATGCCGGCCACCGGCGCGATCGCGGCGCTCATCACCAAGGCCACGGGCAAGGAGCCCTACGTGGTCGGCAAGCCGAACCCGATGATGTTCCGGTCAGCGCTCAACAAGATCGGCGCGCACTCGAAGAAGACCGGCATGATCGGCGACCGCATGGACACCGACATCGTGGCGGGCATCGAGGCCGGCCTGCACACGATCCTCGTGCTCACCGGCATCAGCGACCAGGCCGAGATCGAGAAGTACCCGTTCCGGCCCGACGAGATCGTGGACTCGGTCGCGGACCTGCTGCCCACCGTCACCGGCACGATCCCGACGCTCGACGAGGACTGA
- a CDS encoding Cof-type HAD-IIB family hydrolase has protein sequence MTLRLIATDLDGTLLDPSSTVTPRTRAALDAARSRGIHVVPVTARQPIGLRTIAADAAFDGWALCSNGAYAIHLTEGRMLFAEELPAETIRTLAAALRASIPGLLFASVREGGETFVAQHGYAEIADLSDHKRDPETMGGVPLEQVLAAPSLKFVIRHPELAPAALFETLKDLGLTGFEATLSGAPFVEVMAEGVTKATGLARLCRHLDIDRSEVVAFGDALNDVEMLRWAGRGVAMADAEPVVQDAADETTASNADDGVAQVIERLLG, from the coding sequence GTGACGCTCCGCCTGATCGCAACGGATCTCGACGGCACTCTCCTCGACCCGTCGTCCACGGTCACGCCGCGCACCCGCGCCGCGCTCGACGCCGCCCGCAGCCGCGGCATCCACGTCGTCCCCGTCACGGCGCGACAGCCGATCGGGCTGCGCACCATCGCCGCCGATGCCGCCTTCGACGGATGGGCGCTGTGCAGCAACGGCGCGTACGCGATCCACCTCACCGAAGGTCGGATGCTGTTCGCCGAGGAGCTCCCTGCCGAGACGATCCGCACGCTCGCCGCCGCGCTGCGCGCCAGCATCCCCGGACTGCTGTTCGCGAGCGTGCGCGAGGGCGGCGAGACCTTCGTCGCCCAGCACGGCTACGCCGAGATCGCGGACCTCTCCGACCACAAGCGCGACCCCGAGACGATGGGCGGCGTGCCGCTCGAGCAGGTGCTCGCGGCTCCGAGCCTGAAGTTCGTGATCCGTCACCCCGAGCTCGCGCCGGCCGCCCTGTTCGAGACGCTCAAGGATCTCGGTCTCACGGGCTTCGAGGCGACGCTCTCCGGCGCCCCGTTCGTCGAGGTCATGGCCGAAGGCGTCACCAAGGCCACCGGCCTCGCCCGCCTGTGCCGGCACCTCGATATCGACCGCTCCGAGGTCGTGGCGTTCGGCGATGCCCTCAACGACGTCGAGATGCTGCGCTGGGCAGGACGGGGCGTAGCCATGGCCGATGCGGAACCCGTGGTGCAGGACGCGGCAGACGAGACGACCGCGTCGAACGCCGACGACGGGGTGGCGCAGGTCATCGAGCGGCTGCTCGGCTAG
- a CDS encoding VOC family protein has translation MVTKVFVNLPTTDLERSKAFYTALGCEINPLFTDENAACVVWAEDIFFMVLKREFFATFTDKPIADPNEVAQVSVSFSRDSREDVDDILAKGLAAGGTEPKPAQDYGFMYSRDLDDPDGNSLGFLFMTEEAVENGPEHVAEQSTGS, from the coding sequence ATCGTGACCAAGGTCTTCGTCAACCTGCCCACCACCGATCTCGAGCGCAGCAAGGCGTTCTACACGGCACTCGGCTGCGAGATCAATCCGCTCTTCACCGACGAGAACGCCGCGTGCGTCGTCTGGGCGGAGGACATCTTCTTCATGGTGCTCAAGCGCGAGTTCTTCGCCACCTTCACCGACAAGCCGATCGCCGACCCGAACGAGGTCGCCCAGGTGTCCGTCTCCTTCAGCCGCGACTCCCGCGAAGACGTCGACGACATCCTCGCCAAGGGGCTCGCAGCCGGTGGCACCGAGCCCAAGCCGGCGCAGGACTACGGCTTCATGTACTCGCGCGACCTGGACGACCCCGACGGCAACTCGCTCGGCTTCCTGTTCATGACCGAGGAGGCTGTCGAGAACGGACCCGAGCACGTCGCGGAGCAGAGCACCGGCTCCTGA
- a CDS encoding dihydrofolate reductase family protein — MSTDASTSPASGRILIDLFTSLDGVAQGPGGTDEDTSGGFRFSGWQAGYPTEGVGSEIDKGMRQLDALLLGRRTYDIFAGYWPHHTDGPEGGIGQLFNRVPKYVASRDADIALDWEGSTRVGGDLAAEIAQMRASHREVHVIGSLDFVHTLLAEGLFDELNLWVYPLLLGAGKKVFDDNALPAVLRLLHPPITDEGGVTLLRYGRTDRTPEVGTF, encoded by the coding sequence ATGAGCACTGACGCTTCGACCTCCCCCGCATCCGGCCGCATCCTGATCGACCTGTTCACCTCTCTCGACGGCGTGGCCCAGGGGCCGGGCGGCACCGATGAGGACACCTCGGGCGGCTTCCGCTTCAGCGGCTGGCAGGCCGGCTATCCGACCGAGGGGGTGGGATCCGAGATCGACAAGGGGATGCGACAGCTCGATGCACTGCTGCTCGGCCGCCGCACGTACGACATCTTCGCGGGGTACTGGCCACACCACACCGACGGGCCGGAGGGGGGCATCGGACAGCTCTTCAACCGGGTGCCCAAGTACGTGGCATCCCGGGATGCCGACATCGCCCTGGACTGGGAGGGCAGCACGCGCGTCGGCGGCGACCTGGCCGCGGAGATCGCACAGATGCGGGCGTCGCACCGCGAGGTGCACGTGATCGGCAGCCTCGACTTCGTGCACACGCTGCTCGCGGAGGGGCTGTTCGACGAACTCAACCTCTGGGTCTACCCGCTGCTGCTCGGCGCAGGCAAGAAGGTCTTCGACGACAACGCGCTTCCCGCCGTGCTCCGGCTGCTGCATCCCCCGATCACCGACGAGGGCGGCGTGACGCTGCTCCGCTACGGTCGCACCGACCGGACGCCGGAGGTCGGGACGTTCTGA
- a CDS encoding anhydro-N-acetylmuramic acid kinase, which produces MRVLGLLSGTSHDGIDVTVVDFDETDGALRGTVLLEDSIPYAPALRARLVAALPPAPTTLAEVCELDTLIGQAFAEVAATAAASVGGVDAVCTHGQTVYHWVDAGHALGTLQIGQPAWIAERVGAPVVSDVRIRDITVGGHGAPLVSFLDELLLRGRSGTSAALNLGGIANITVVGDGISAYDIGPANALVDAVVVDEELNDLGYDEDAAIARTGAVDETLLATLLADPYYALPAPKSTGKEHFHLDYVRAQQSGRAISTPDLVRTLTELTVQTVAQDVRAAGIGYLAVSGGGCRNPLIMEGLRAALPEVDVVLADELGASADNKEAVLFALIGWCTMHGVAAVIPGGTGARAPRILGTITPGSGPLRLPEPVAAVTSLTLQS; this is translated from the coding sequence ATGCGCGTACTCGGCCTGCTCTCGGGCACCTCACACGACGGCATCGACGTCACGGTGGTCGACTTCGACGAGACCGACGGCGCTCTCCGCGGCACCGTGCTGCTCGAGGACAGCATCCCCTACGCCCCCGCGCTCCGCGCACGTCTGGTCGCCGCGCTTCCGCCCGCCCCGACGACCCTCGCCGAGGTGTGCGAACTCGACACCCTGATCGGACAGGCGTTCGCCGAGGTCGCCGCCACCGCCGCCGCGTCCGTCGGGGGAGTGGACGCGGTCTGCACCCACGGCCAGACGGTGTACCACTGGGTCGACGCGGGGCACGCGCTCGGCACGCTGCAGATCGGGCAGCCGGCGTGGATCGCCGAGCGCGTCGGCGCGCCGGTCGTGTCCGACGTGCGCATCCGCGACATCACCGTCGGCGGCCACGGCGCCCCGCTGGTGTCGTTCCTCGACGAGCTGCTGCTGCGGGGACGCTCCGGGACCTCGGCCGCGCTGAACCTGGGCGGCATCGCGAACATCACGGTCGTCGGCGACGGCATCTCCGCCTACGACATCGGTCCGGCGAATGCCCTGGTCGATGCCGTGGTGGTCGACGAGGAGCTGAACGACCTCGGCTACGACGAGGATGCCGCGATCGCCCGCACCGGCGCCGTCGACGAGACGTTGCTCGCGACGCTGCTCGCCGACCCCTACTACGCGCTCCCCGCCCCGAAGAGCACCGGCAAGGAGCATTTCCACCTGGACTACGTGCGCGCGCAGCAGTCCGGACGGGCGATCTCGACGCCCGACCTCGTGCGCACGCTCACCGAGCTCACGGTGCAGACCGTCGCGCAGGATGTGCGCGCGGCGGGCATCGGCTACCTCGCGGTATCGGGAGGCGGCTGCCGCAATCCGCTGATCATGGAGGGGCTGCGCGCCGCACTGCCCGAGGTCGACGTGGTGCTCGCTGATGAGCTCGGCGCCTCGGCGGACAACAAGGAAGCAGTCCTGTTCGCGCTGATCGGCTGGTGCACGATGCACGGCGTCGCCGCCGTCATCCCCGGAGGAACCGGAGCGCGTGCCCCGCGGATCCTCGGCACGATCACCCCGGGATCTGGACCCCTGCGCCTGCCGGAGCCGGTCGCCGCCGTCACCAGCCTGACGCTGCAGTCCTGA
- a CDS encoding exodeoxyribonuclease III gives MRLATWNVNSIRTRVTRTVEFAVREDIDVLAMQEIKCKPEQFPYGPFEEAGYHVEVHGLNQWNGVAIASRLPITDVRTAFDGMPGFAKGHEGPDAPLEARALGVMVEGVRVWSLYVPNGRSLEDPHYAYKLHWLEALRNSTAAELSANPDLPLALVGDFNIIPFDTDNGDPDIVEGVSTHVSPAERQAFFAFQDAGVTDVVRPLIPEGFTYWDYQRLKFPRNEGVRIDFVLGSRTLSDAVSGASIHREERKGEQPSDHVPVVVDLDGSRLGTGGAEDDDDLPMIFS, from the coding sequence ATGCGCTTGGCCACCTGGAACGTCAACTCCATCCGCACCCGTGTCACCCGCACCGTCGAATTCGCCGTGCGCGAAGACATCGACGTGCTGGCGATGCAGGAGATCAAGTGCAAGCCCGAGCAGTTCCCCTACGGCCCGTTCGAAGAGGCCGGGTACCACGTCGAGGTGCACGGGTTGAACCAGTGGAACGGCGTCGCGATCGCGAGTCGCCTGCCGATCACCGACGTGCGCACGGCTTTCGACGGGATGCCGGGCTTCGCCAAGGGCCATGAGGGCCCGGATGCTCCGCTCGAGGCCCGTGCGCTCGGCGTGATGGTCGAGGGCGTGCGGGTGTGGAGCCTGTACGTGCCGAACGGCCGCTCTCTCGAGGACCCGCACTACGCCTACAAGCTGCACTGGCTCGAGGCGCTGCGCAATTCCACGGCCGCCGAGCTCTCGGCGAACCCCGACCTGCCGCTGGCCCTGGTCGGCGACTTCAACATCATCCCGTTCGACACCGACAACGGCGACCCCGACATCGTCGAGGGCGTGTCGACCCACGTCTCCCCCGCCGAGCGCCAGGCGTTCTTCGCCTTCCAGGACGCCGGGGTCACCGACGTCGTGCGCCCCCTCATCCCCGAGGGCTTCACCTACTGGGACTACCAGCGGCTCAAGTTCCCCCGCAACGAGGGGGTCCGCATCGACTTCGTCCTCGGCTCGCGCACGCTGTCCGACGCCGTGTCCGGCGCATCCATCCATCGCGAGGAGCGCAAGGGCGAGCAGCCGAGCGATCACGTGCCCGTGGTCGTCGACCTCGACGGCAGCCGTCTGGGGACCGGCGGCGCGGAGGACGACGACGATCTTCCGATGATCTTCTCGTGA
- the pyrE gene encoding orotate phosphoribosyltransferase: MTALDADRQTLLDLIKDEAVFHGDFTLSSGKKATYYVDMRKLTLDHRAAPAIGRIMLDLIGDLDVVAVGGLTLGADPIANSVLHASVATERPLDAFVVRKEPKDHGRGRQIEGADVKGKRVVVLEDTSTTGQSALKAVEALRREGAEIVAVAVIVDRKTGAQAAIEAEGLEWRAAFDLDDLGLDPQ, translated from the coding sequence GTGACCGCACTCGACGCAGACCGCCAGACACTTCTCGACCTCATCAAGGATGAGGCGGTGTTCCACGGCGACTTCACCCTTTCCAGTGGCAAGAAGGCGACGTACTACGTCGACATGCGCAAGCTCACGCTCGACCACAGGGCCGCCCCCGCGATCGGCCGCATCATGCTCGACCTGATCGGCGACCTGGATGTGGTGGCGGTCGGCGGGCTCACGCTCGGAGCCGACCCGATCGCGAACTCGGTGCTGCACGCCTCGGTCGCCACCGAGCGCCCGCTCGACGCGTTCGTCGTGCGCAAGGAGCCGAAGGACCACGGCCGCGGCCGTCAGATCGAGGGTGCAGACGTCAAGGGCAAGCGGGTCGTGGTGCTGGAAGACACCTCCACGACCGGACAGTCCGCACTCAAGGCCGTCGAGGCCCTGCGTCGCGAAGGCGCCGAGATCGTCGCCGTCGCCGTGATCGTCGACCGCAAGACCGGGGCCCAGGCTGCGATCGAAGCCGAGGGTCTCGAATGGCGCGCCGCCTTCGACCTCGACGACCTCGGACTCGACCCGCAGTGA
- a CDS encoding metal-dependent transcriptional regulator — MASPAADDYLKTVYAHTEWQDAPITPSVLAAKLGIAPSSVTEMVKKLAAAGLVSHVPYGAVRLTDAGTRRALAMVRRHRLIETWLVREFDYGWHEVHDEAEVLEHTISDRLLEGIDARLGRPRFDPHGDAIPDADGRVDREPFVLLADAATGHIGRVLRVDDRDPEILRAVEAAGIAVGVEVSVTAGGFSVEGAEAEIAHAADVIWLTA; from the coding sequence GTGGCATCCCCGGCAGCAGACGACTACCTCAAGACCGTCTACGCGCACACCGAATGGCAGGACGCCCCGATCACCCCCTCGGTGCTCGCCGCGAAGCTCGGCATCGCCCCCTCCTCGGTCACCGAGATGGTGAAGAAGCTCGCCGCCGCCGGTCTCGTCTCGCACGTGCCCTACGGCGCCGTGCGTCTGACGGATGCCGGAACGCGTCGCGCTCTCGCGATGGTGCGGCGCCATCGGCTCATCGAGACCTGGCTGGTGCGTGAGTTCGACTACGGCTGGCACGAGGTCCACGACGAGGCCGAGGTGCTGGAGCACACCATCAGCGACCGGCTGCTGGAAGGCATCGACGCACGCCTGGGGCGCCCGCGGTTCGATCCGCACGGTGACGCCATCCCCGATGCCGACGGTCGCGTCGACCGCGAGCCCTTCGTGCTGCTCGCGGATGCGGCGACGGGGCACATCGGGCGCGTGCTGCGGGTCGACGACCGCGACCCCGAGATCCTGCGCGCGGTCGAGGCCGCAGGGATCGCGGTGGGCGTCGAGGTGTCGGTGACCGCGGGCGGCTTCTCGGTCGAGGGCGCGGAGGCCGAGATCGCCCATGCGGCCGATGTGATCTGGCTCACGGCCTGA